Sequence from the Paralichthys olivaceus isolate ysfri-2021 chromosome 1, ASM2471397v2, whole genome shotgun sequence genome:
CCACTGAGTGAAAGACAGACTCCTCCAGGGTGCTCAAGCTATTGCTGGATACATTGAGAACACGGAGGTGGTTGAGTCCTCGGAAAGAATAGGGCTCAATGGCAGTTAATCTTCCACCAGCCAAATGAAACGCCTGCAGCTTCTGTAGATTTAACAGTTGGTTGCCTTCCACAGTTTGAATGGGATtgaaagacaaattcagaaaCCGAAGATATCTTAGGTGACTGATGGCTTGGTAGGGGATGGCAGTCAGATTGCAGTTTGTGATTGACAGTGATGTAAGGTTGAGTCCAAACAAGCATTTTGGGGTCATGGAATCCAGGGTGGGCATATGAGAAATCTCCAGCACTCTGAGCCGATACAGCCTCTTAAAGGAGTAATCCCTCATGACAGTGACGTTCAGATAACGTAATCGAAGTGACAACAGGTTATGCAGATGGCTCAGGGCATCAGTGGGCACTGAGGCCAGATTGCATCCCTCAATGTTGAGGCTTTCAAGGTTGCTTAGGCCATGAAATGATCGGGGTGAGATAAACACCAGGTCATTGTCACCAACTTCCAGAGCCCTCAGGTTGTACAGCTCCTGGAACATATAGTCGAGCAGAATGACAATTTTGTTCTCACTAATATCCAGCTGCGTGAGGTTGGTCAGGCCTGTGAACACACCCAGCTGAATCAGCTTCAGCTGGTTGTTGCGCAAACCTAGAGTTCGAAGGTTCATGAGGTTGCTGAAGGCTCCAGGCTCAATGGACGAGATTGTATTTTCATTAAGTTGCAGCTCTTCCAGCTGAGGGTAATTAATGAACTCTTCGGGCCCCAGAGTCTTCAGACGGTTCTTGCTGAGGTCCAGCTGCTTCGTTTCAGTGGGGATGCCCTCAGGTAGCGTTGCCAGTCTCCGTCGATGGCACACAACTGAACGCTCCTGACCATTGCAGTCACATCGGGAGGGGCAACCGGTGGTGGAGCCAGAGAGGACGGTGCCCAGCATCAGGATCAGGATTGGCTGCCAGCATGCCATCAAGTAGCTGTGCCCTCCTGCCTCCCCAGACACCATCCTACTGCTTACCtgtggagacagagggaaaaaaaaagatgggtTGATACTTTGGAATGGTGACCCAGAAATTGCTTTGACAATtgacagaacaacaacaacaacattgtataagacagcagacagaaaaaccagaacatgtttttgtctttcgTTTCCAATGAAAGAAAATAGCAGCAAAGCAGGATTACTTTGAGCCCTTTCATCACAtttcgaaaaaaaaaaactatttcccTTGTTTCTGTAAACCATCAGAAAGAGATAAGCCACCTTTCCCCTTTTGGTGGATAAAATTTAATTATGGTGACTTTCCTCACAAGTAATGAATTCAGCCAATCAATACCAGGGCTCTGTCACACAATATGACCACCCTGCTGGGTGTCTGTCTTGTGACTGGATTGAAGACAATTCCTGCCAGAAACTGTGACACATCGTCTCCGCTCACACAAACCAGTTTTAATTAGCAGCCAAAAATGCCTTTGTTGACGTTCAAATGTCTCCCTGAAACATTTGAAATCTTAACGCATCCCATCCCGTGCTTAGCTGTTGACCTTGCAGTGATATACTGTAAAACAGAGATTGCTGCCAAGTGGTGATAAATGGAGACGGGGGGAACTTTAAACCCCTATTTGATTTTGACTCAGGGGCACTGTAACTTGCTAAAACCTTCAAGCTCGACTTCCCACATCAATCATGTGATTTAAGTCACAGCTTTATCAGCGGGACACACTCTTAAGAAGCCTCATGAAAAGTAAGAGAAATGATACTGTGATTTGTCTTTATTGCAAAAACTGGCttcactgctgctttgttttcataatgTCAACTTAGACTTGGCTAATGATTAATGTTCTTACTCAGACTTTTTTATCTGAACACAAGAGCATATAAATGCCTTGAATTGTTAAACGGGAACCAAACATTAATGTATTTTAGAAAAGATCAATATGAATGTACGTATGCATGTGTTTATTcatgtacatatgtgtgtgtacatgtacagcTGAAATTAAAAACCAATAGTGACGAGTGGCAGCGAAAGATTTCTGATACCaatgtattaaatgtatttagagTAAAAAACGTCGTTATTAAACTCTTGTTTAATAGTTTAACCATATACTTTATTGTGAATATTaatgtaataatttaaaaaaaactcaaacacaacataataaattattttttaaatataaacataaatgccAATTTTTTCTGCAATGTCTATTCTGTAAAATCAAAGTTTTCCTGTCGGCACATATTGGCTGACATCGGCCAATATCATTAGCCAACTGATAAATCTGTCTGGCTCTACTATGGTACATTTGTAGTAAATTGCATTTTGAGAGGGTTATATTGTCTCTGTCCAAATATAACACTGTCTTCTGGCATCGAAAAATGGATTCTTGTTTAATATTTGTAAGATCGCTCCAAATTATCTGTGCGATGCTTTTTAGAATAATTCTTGCTGTCTTTCTGTTGTTCATGCTGTaggtttaaaaacactgatgaacCTGTTTGGGAAGATGAGGATCATTCTCCTTTTTATTGGTCGACCTGAAATTAAAAGAcagtttttattgaattaaagtCACGGGAAGGCGACAGCTTGGATTCTCGTCTGAGTAACAGCGAGGCAGCTTCCATCTTCACTTCCACCAGAGCTGGTAATTTCTGTTGGCTGCTTCTGTCAGACATGTGGTGTGTCAGTCCACTGTGTGCATCGAGCAtcggaaaaaaaaacaattgtcaGAATGAAAACTCAAGTGCGATTGCGTGAATTTAAAAAGTACCTagtattaaaaaacaaaaatccccATAgtgttatttgtatagcgccaaatcataatatacattatctcaaggcaccttacatagaaggtcaggaccttaaaatcatattaaatatagagaaacccaacagttcccacaagaTCTGTTGTGACAGAGGCTAAACCCCTGGTAAAATGAGCTATTGCCAAGATACTGAAAGCAGGTGACATGTTTATCTGTTTGACACTGTGCGATTTTATACTGTCGAATCAGGACTAAGAATGAAGCTGAGGTGCACTGATGTCATTGCTAATCGGAAACAAGCAAATGCAAATCCACTGGTGAGTTACCGGAGTACCATGCATGATTTATGATATTCAGGGGTACTATCTGTGTAATCTGGCCTCACAGCCCAGTTCTACTCATCATATCACCACCTCGTTTCGACCTTGAgctcaaatttgaaaaaaaaacccaacaagtTCCCAGACAACCTCTCAATTACATTAGCAAAGTACTTCATATTTTTGTCTTAGTTTCTACCCTGATTCCTTCTCTTATGAAAGCATTGTGGACAGGAGGAAAACAAGTGGACAAGccctttctcctcttcccctctaTGACTGTTCACATTTCCGTGGACCTCTCACCCTGTCACCGTCTCATCTCAAAAACATGTCTTGGCTCACCATTAGTCTCTCGTTGCCTTGaatctctgtgtctcctctctcaTGATGCTGTGTGGTTTGATACGGAGCAAACCGAGAAGGAGGTGTGCAGCGTTAATGGGTCACTGAATATCTGCAAGCAGCACGCAGACAAATGAGCGATATGCATCAGTGCTTTCAGGCCTCAAGTTATTGTCAAATACCTTTATTGTGCAGCATAACGTTTGTTGGACTGTTGGGAATTTACATGAAAAACTgctgaatgaaaataatgatttgtgCATCATTTCCAGACGGGGTAGCAGACAATTATTGGAGTCAATGAGAAATTACTTTGACTTGAAAATAACCAATTCTTATTTAGAAATACAAAGATGTATCACCACTTGCAAACTAATGCACATTGTTGGTCATTCCCTCATAAACTGTGAACACTGTTTGTCTGTCGTGTTCCTGTTGGACAGTTCCAGCTTGTGACCACTGTCATGAATCATCAGTGCAGCTGTAGCCCTCAGATTTCTCCCCCCTTGATATATTGAATAgttcagctttttgttttgatcGATGTGCCTGCAGTTTGGACACAGgagatttgtctttgttttctctcttttattgcTGACTAAATGTTGCTTTTTGGGATTCAATAATATGACCCAGCTTTTGCTACAGTGAGTAATTCTGATAAAAAATTAAAGTATGGCTTTTTTTGCTAGCAGTCAGTGTTTGGGGAAGTAGAGAAaactgttttgtctttgttgaaTTGTTCTGCACATTCCAAGTATCTCCTTAAATGagacatgctctaatgttcagaaaaacataactttcttcatactgtccattgctgcagctcctcctttcagcctctgtctgaaatgcttGTTTTAGCTCCCGTGTCTTTAAGCCCCCCCTGCCAATAAAgtccagtctgctctgattggccagctggcctACTCTGTTGTGATCGGTCAACTGCTTCCGGAAATGTTGGACCTCTCACTTTACCTGGCTTTTTGTAGGGGGCGGGGCGGACCAGACTAGCAGCTAGAAGGCAAATGTGGAGCATTGTAAggacatgtgacatcacaatacCCAGGAAGTATGGGATGGACatgatgaatttttaatttgCAATCGTACATTCACAAAAATAACCACATAACACACTAGAGAAAAAGCATCATATCTCCTTTAAGCAAGTCAGACATACACAATCCATAACTTCTGTTGTGCACCCCCCCCCATGTTTGAGTGAAGCTTTAATTTCTGCAGCAGGCTCATTACCACCACCCTTCTTATACATATGTTGTTGTTCAGTGGCAAACGCATCCCAAAGAGCTTTTAATCATCCTGCGACTGCCTCAGATATCGTGAGGATGAAACAACAAGGAAGCCACAGAGTGACAAAGTTAATATGTATAAGATTTAAGAGATGACGATTTGCTTCCACTGGTCTGTTTGTGTGGGCAGCATTGAAGTgacaatgtttgtgtgagatCAGAGAAGTCTTTGAAATTATCCAGAGCTTCTTGAAAGGGACAGAACTACACCTGCActaaagaatatttaaaaagcaaaacattttcaccGAGTAATTAAATCATCAACATCAGAATGTTACATCTTACGTCTGTTCATTTTCTTAGgaagtcaaaataaaatgttcatgtttggcCTCTAATTAACTGCAAGCACGATGGGCATAGAAATATACACATCCAGACATGCAGCAGCTTTACATACTAACGTTAATAATAGAACAAATCAACAGCAATGTGATTATGTTGGAATGAATACTTCTTGGGTGAACACAGATATGTAGCAGAGGTTGCCAGCTCATCTACATCATCCTGAAGAGAAAGCAGTCAGATATGAGAAATccaatgaaaacaaatcctCCATGAAAGCCTAAGATAAAGGTAAAAACCCCTGCAAATCTAAGAAGGAAACTGATGTGAGAATCCACCATGCCAGGATCAAATGTTAGGAGAAGGACAAAATGGTTCAGGGCATGTGAGCGACTCCTGCTGAGATGCAGGAACACACCTGCATGGGATCAGCGAGTTCTccacatctttattttatttattttttgacagcgaTATCCTCCAGTCATCAGGGCGCTCAGCCAGAGAGGCATGCAGTTTTGCCTTGAGAAGTTAGTGGAGCCGAAGATGCCCACTTTCATATGTGTTTTGTAGGAGATAAGTGTCAAGAGAAGACCTGAGGATGCTGGATAATTAAGATGATTATTTTGGAGGACACATATATCCATAGAaggcttttcttttctgttttgaagGAAAGAGATGTTCCAAGCAATAAATTCTCATACCGTAGCTTTCTAACAGTCTACTTGAAAACAAAAGGGCCAGACAGGGATGCTTATAATTTTTAAAGTGGCAACTGAATGACTCCAAACCTACTCAAAACACCTCATGGCTCATAATCCAGGATGACAAGTGTTAGAGAGCCAAACAATTAGAGTCCGACATAATTACATCACTGTTAAACTGTTTTCTCATTGAAATTCGCCCtctggagtgtttttttttttttggtgtgttGAGTTTGCACGTTCTCCTcttgtctgtgtgggtttttgagCCTCTTCCCATTGTCCAAAATCATGCACATCGTGGGTTTGGTTACTGAGAGTGCGAATGTGGGTGTGAAGGGTGTGTCTCTGTACGTCTGCCCTTTGAGACGCTGGTGACCACTTCTGGGTGAACACCACCTCTCGTCCAATGTCAGACCCGTAAAGGACATAACGTTATagttaatggatggatggaaccAGCTGTTTGGCCATAACTGTCAAAACTCTTTAGCCAAATGTTTAGTATTGACTTTGGAGAATCTTGAGTTGATGCAAAGTATATAGAAATGAATAAGTGAAGCCTAAGTGTTTTTCTTCAACAAATAATGAAGCACTGCGAGACAGTTTGAAAGAATTCCCGAGAGGAATGGTCTCAAAGATGTAACATGGAGTGCTAAACCATTCTCCACCTAAACATCACCAACAACTGTGGTTAATGCAACTGAAAATAACAGTTTCCGTTATTGCTTTCCATTtgactgtgtctgtctctaAGTACCTTTTTACTGCGCTGACTGAAAAAGCATCCATCCATGTGTCAGATATAAGAGCTGTGAGTGGTGGAGGCTGGCCAAGCAGGTCATTGGCTTATATGGtgatgtaatataatatttacTTAAACGCAAAACTGAACCTGTTCGTATCATCGCATGAAaagatttctatttttttaatgttgaagTAATAATACGTTTAGATCTGAAATTGTTTCAAatatgttcaaatgtttataggacttaatttatttattgctactttgaaatgaacattttaagAGTTGTATAGTTGCATAGTTTGTAATgtgataaaactacaaacaaactaacattGAACTGATAACTGATAGCATAGAAACACCAAACTTTATCACAGTACATTCTCTATGGACCCTCCTAGAGTGTGGTTATCCACTGGGTCAGACCAGGTTCAGACAAATGTATTGAGATACTATTCGGGGTCGGGTCGAGTTCGGCTATGTTGGCTCTACTTGTTTTTTCACACTGCACGTGAAAACATTGGGCTTGCGATGGGTTTggacacacaaaacagaaagcCTGTCGGGTTCAGGTTGGACTCAACCTAGATTTTACTCTGGCCCAGTTGGGTTCAAGCATAACATTGCAGCGCAAAGTGCCCTCTAATAGAAGAGGTTTTCATTTTGCTAGCCTCTACTAGGCTTCTCCACCTTATCTCCAAGTATTGGGAGGTGAAACTTATTATTGACATGGATCTTAAATGAACTTTAAACATTGAGCAGTGAAACCCATTTTACTTCTCAtctttttgaaatgtaattGTTCATGTTTTACTCCTGTGGGGCATTGACCCCTCATGCTGACATTGTAAGCACCTCTACATGAGCAGCACCATGTTCAAAGTCATGCCAATAGTGATGGTCAGTAGCAAGTCAGTAagaactgtattttttttcttaacctCTATGAAATGGAAATGATCTGCTTCAAGTTCAGAGTGcccctctcatcctctcactGGACAAGAGTAACCTAATCATCTTTGATCCTCCATTTTCACTCGTGCAGCTAAAACAATTCAATGGACCCTTTTTCTGTGtaaaacatctgaaaaacaTCAGTTGACCATTAACAGCCACATTTCTAGTAATGACTTAGTCCCCTGGCATCACTATCCCctgtatttttatcttttcacgTCGGTTTTATATACATATCACAGATCGCAAATTTGTCTTTGGGGGCTTTACAATCTCTAGCATCTGACACCGTGTATCCTTACACCCTTGAAATTATACGAAGAGACCTCTTTCCCGGAAGATatttgtctgctgtgaaaacgGCCCATTATTATTCCCTGGAGTAACACAAGATAAGCTAAGTGATGTGGATCACTGCGAAAACAAGCGTACTGTAAGCGAGAGACAGAGCACCACAGTGGCAGTCAcagaaaacattacaaaacaaaacaagataaacATAAATGTGATGCACATCAGCCAAACAACAAGAGAAGGCAGCATAAGACTGACTACACAGCTCCGTTAACGTCTCAGCCACAGAccgacacactcacagacacaactAGACTACATTTGGGTCAATGTGCcacaacaaaattaaaacatgtccCACAATGCTTTTCCAATTGCTCACGCTGTACTGACTTCAGCTGCTGTTGTCAGACATCTtgcagtgtatttttatttttgatggctGGTCTAAACCTTAAAGAGAGAGTCTGTGTTCCTGTACTTTgagaggaccattttaagcattgACCCTaaagagtgaggacattttgaccggtcttcactttttcaatgggctgtttgaagGTTAAGACTATGTTTTAgggtaagggttaatatttagttgtgatggtaaGGAGCTatggaatgcattatgtcaatgagtgtcctcacaactgtagacagatgtgtgtgtgtcctcaaaGTTCAAAATTACCAATACACCACAAATACATGCAGTTTGGCTGCAAACAGCACAGATATGGCCTGGAGCCCCTGCCATGTGTGCAGACTCTGTCTGACAAGATTATATGTTTGCATCTCAGAAATGAAGAACTGCAATGctgtataataataaaagcaaaCTCTTGAAAAATATGTACTCTTAGTAAGTAAAGGTTTTGGTTTAAGTCGAGGGTTAGAGActtgtgcaaaaacaaaaggaaagagaggaatCCAAAGCACTTTGAGTTCTCAGCTGACACCTACATGTCACGCCCCAAAGAAGACCCCTGCTGAAAAGTGTGGGTGTCAGCCATGCTGGAATAAAAGCTTTTCACTACGCACAGAACTCTGAGTGCCCTGGATTTCTCAATCTTCATCTGTATTGTGTGTTGAATGTATGGTAATGGAAAAGTAAGCGCCTAGCTtgattgcatttgttttttcaaaaatgaGCAAATTTACTACTGTTCATCTCAAAATGTAAGTTGTCACAGTAATAATCAAGTGTGAGATTAAGTGCTATCTATAGAGAACTGGTTACGAGGTGTTACTATTACCTCGTTTCTGTAGCTGGATCAGCTGGGATATAAAATGTTGAGGAATATTGTTTATTAGATTTAAGATGATATTGATTATTTGGATTTGgtgacgagagagagagagttacaTGAAGATGGGTTTGATATTCCCAATCAGGATTTTCATGACACCTACCTAAAAGCACATAAACCCGTAAAGAAAACTTTGAACATTTAGTATTTTCTAACCTCCCACTTTGCAAATGTCAGATGACCtgtgagcttttatttttcaaggaTCCTTTTTTAACTTATAAATCAATGGCAGAATTGTAGAATTGACTTGACTTTACGTTTGATAGTAATAATGCATTGAGCAATTTTGGCCAGCCATTCAAGAAAATATAGACTTGAAGACAAGGCCATAGTCTTAAGAGCCTTTTAAGTACTATAACATTCTTTTAACTCATTCAGTATGCGGCTCTTTGCCCAGCCGTGTGAGAAAATAGTCCTAAAATTCATTGTAGCACTGgttgtgtcttttattttctggGTCTCCTCCAGGATTGACTGTCTTTACCAGGCACTCGAGACTCGACAAAAGAGGCCGGCTACTCTGCTATTTCACACTGGGCAGGTAGCGTGCAATCAGAGTGTGGGAGCTTCAGAGCTGAGAGCAGCTGCCCACAGATTTATATGGGGGGTAAGCAAAAGCTGGAGTGACTCACCCGGACAAACTGGTGAACCAAAACAATTAATTGGAAGAAGCTGCAGACTGGACCATTCAGCCTCTGAGATGGTTAGTGCTTACAGCCCTTTTGAGAGTCATTTGATTCAATGATAATGTGGAAAATGTTGCTTAATGTAGATTTGATTTGTCAATACAAagagatttatttaaatatgtctTTAGACAAGTGATGTGCAATTTGTCTTTAAAATAGTTCCTTTCTATTAATTTccataatttgttttattatactgggatgtaattaaaaacatgacTGGCATTTTTGCATCCTGTTTGAATGACTAATAACATTAGTCAGATTTGTGACAACGTGCATTAACACAACTAAATGATCCTGATGCATGAAGGAAACCTCAAAAAATAGGTAGTGGAATGAAGCTGCACTATACTAAGCCTGCTACACAGTATTGCCATGTAGATCTGTTTCTTGGTTCATTGACAAGGTCTAACAATAATACCACAGAAGAGGCTCTCTGCCTCATTAACACCCATTCCTCTTGAAAGTCAAGTAGGATAAGCTGGAAATTACACAAACCTTTATCCCCTACTCACC
This genomic interval carries:
- the lingo1b gene encoding leucine-rich repeat and immunoglobulin-like domain-containing nogo receptor-interacting protein 1-B; amino-acid sequence: MTVLVSSRMVSGEAGGHSYLMACWQPILILMLGTVLSGSTTGCPSRCDCNGQERSVVCHRRRLATLPEGIPTETKQLDLSKNRLKTLGPEEFINYPQLEELQLNENTISSIEPGAFSNLMNLRTLGLRNNQLKLIQLGVFTGLTNLTQLDISENKIVILLDYMFQELYNLRALEVGDNDLVFISPRSFHGLSNLESLNIEGCNLASVPTDALSHLHNLLSLRLRYLNVTVMRDYSFKRLYRLRVLEISHMPTLDSMTPKCLFGLNLTSLSITNCNLTAIPYQAISHLRYLRFLNLSFNPIQTVEGNQLLNLQKLQAFHLAGGRLTAIEPYSFRGLNHLRVLNVSSNSLSTLEESVFHSVGNLETLALYDNPLACDCRLLWVFRRRWRLNFNRQQPTCASPVVVQGKEFKDFPDILPSDYFICQKSKIMDYKVQESHVDEGTTVHFACQAEGDPVPVIMWLSPKKEYITTKTAGSRLSVSNEGTLEVRYAQIQDNGTYLCIASNAAGNDTKAAHLFVHSYSPNWPHQPNKTFAFISNQPSDEGANVTRATVLFPFDVKTLIIATTMGFISFLGVVLFCLVILFLWSRGKDSTKSSIEVEYVPRKEETEEASPTEAPIQFNMKIM